One Onychostoma macrolepis isolate SWU-2019 chromosome 10, ASM1243209v1, whole genome shotgun sequence genomic region harbors:
- the carm1l gene encoding histone-arginine methyltransferase CARM1 isoform X2 has product MGDNQLQTGFSVALIFLNENDLKQELPVSNQHQELRLQIHREADDISLTANDDAGVCVFKFSITRDTECCRVATRSFLVTLGCFSIIMRFSTQSEFQIFHRMLCSWQELRRHQSVFQQRTDDSSALQYFQFYGCLSQQQNMLQDYLRTATYQKAILLNDVDFKDKVVLDVGCGTGILSFFAVQAGAKKVYAVEASSVAKYAEILVKSNNLSNKITVLSGKIEEVCCPEKVDVIISEPMGYMLLNERMLESYLHAKTWLKPKGMMFPTQGDIHLAPFTDEQLYMEHHARSNFWNQRCFYGVNLSGLHSSAVDEFYRQPIVDTFEMQILMARSVKYTINFLEAKEEDLHRLEIPFVFKLLQSGLIHGLAFWFDVAFVGSRMTVWLSTSPNEPLTHWYQVRCLLQTPLFAKMGQTLSGRVHLIANKRQSYDIHITAVVDQSGFKSGNSLDLKNPFFR; this is encoded by the exons ATGGGCGATAATCAGTTACAGACCGGTTTCTCTGTAGCTCTGATCTTCCTGAATGAGAACGACTTGAAGCAAGAGCTGCCGGTTTCTAATCAACATCAGGAGCTCAGACTGCAGATCCACAGAGAGGCGGACGACATCAGTCTGACCGCTAATGACG ATGCTGGCGTTTGTGTTTTTAAGTTCTCCATCACGAGGGACACAGAGTGTTGTCGGGTGGCCACCCGCTCATTCCTCGTCACACTGGGCTGTTTCAGTATCATCATGCGCTTCAGCACTCAGTCAG AGTTTCAGATCTTCCACAGAATGCTGTGCTCATGGCAGGAGCTCAGGAGACATCAGTCTGTGTTTCAGCAGAGGACAGACGATTCGTCTGCACTGCAGTACTTCCAG TTCTATGGCTGTCTGTCCCAGCAGCAGAACATGCTTCAGGACTATCTCAGGACTGCAACCTACCAAAAAGCCATTTTGCTCAATGATGTTGACTTCAAAGATAAA GTGGTTCTCGATGTGGGCTGTGGAACAGGGATATTGTCCTTCTTTGCCGTCCAGGCCGGGGCTAAGAAAGTGTACGCGGTGGAGGCCAGTTCTGTGGCCAAATATGCAGAG ATTCTAGTGAAAAGCAATAATTTGTCCAACAAAATCACAGTTTTGTCAGGAAAGATTGAGGAAGTGTGCTGCCCAGAGAAGGTGGATGTGATCATCTCAGAGCCCATGGGCTACATGCTGCTCAACGAGAGGATGTTAGAGAGCTATCTGCATGCCAAAACCTGGTTAAAACCCAAAG GCATGATGTTCCCTACTCAGGGTGACATACATCTGGCTCCTTTCACTGATGAACAACTCTACATGGAGCATCACGCTCGCTCCAACTTCTG GAATCAGAGATGTTTCTATGGTGTGAACTTGAGTGGGCTTCATTCTTCTGCTGTGGATGAGTTCTACAGACAGCCAATAGTT GACACATTCGAGATGCAGATTCTCATGGCCAGGTCTGTGAAATACACAATCAACTTTCTAGAGGCAAAAGAAGAAGATTTACACCG GTTGGAAATTCCATTTGTTTTCAAACTGCTGCAATCAGGGCTGATTCATGGACTTGCTTTTTGGTTTGATGTGGCCTTTGTTGGCTCAAG GATGACAGTATGGCTGTCCACTTCTCCAAATGAGCCTTTGACTCACTGGTATCAGGTGCGCTGTCTTCTGCAGACCCCTCTGTTTGCCAAAATGGGACAGACGTTATCTGGACGAGTTCACCTAATAGCCAACAAGAG ACAAAGCTATGACATTCATATCACTGCTGTGGTTGATCAGTCTGGATTTAAATCTGGGAACTCACTGGATttgaaaaatcctttttttcGGTAA
- the carm1l gene encoding histone-arginine methyltransferase CARM1 isoform X3: MGDNQLQTGFSVALIFLNENDLKQELPVSNQHQELRLQIHREADDISLTANDDAGVCVFKFSITRDTECCRVATRSFLVTLGCFSIIMRFSTQSEFQIFHRMLCSWQELRRHQSVFQQRTDDSSALQYFQQNMLQDYLRTATYQKAILLNDVDFKDKVVLDVGCGTGILSFFAVQAGAKKVYAVEASSVAKYAEILVKSNNLSNKITVLSGKIEEVCCPEKVDVIISEPMGYMLLNERMLESYLHAKTWLKPKGMMFPTQGDIHLAPFTDEQLYMEHHARSNFWNQRCFYGVNLSGLHSSAVDEFYRQPIVDTFEMQILMARSVKYTINFLEAKEEDLHRLEIPFVFKLLQSGLIHGLAFWFDVAFVGSRMTVWLSTSPNEPLTHWYQVRCLLQTPLFAKMGQTLSGRVHLIANKRQSYDIHITAVVDQSGFKSGNSLDLKNPFFRYA; the protein is encoded by the exons ATGGGCGATAATCAGTTACAGACCGGTTTCTCTGTAGCTCTGATCTTCCTGAATGAGAACGACTTGAAGCAAGAGCTGCCGGTTTCTAATCAACATCAGGAGCTCAGACTGCAGATCCACAGAGAGGCGGACGACATCAGTCTGACCGCTAATGACG ATGCTGGCGTTTGTGTTTTTAAGTTCTCCATCACGAGGGACACAGAGTGTTGTCGGGTGGCCACCCGCTCATTCCTCGTCACACTGGGCTGTTTCAGTATCATCATGCGCTTCAGCACTCAGTCAG AGTTTCAGATCTTCCACAGAATGCTGTGCTCATGGCAGGAGCTCAGGAGACATCAGTCTGTGTTTCAGCAGAGGACAGACGATTCGTCTGCACTGCAGTACTTCCAG CAGAACATGCTTCAGGACTATCTCAGGACTGCAACCTACCAAAAAGCCATTTTGCTCAATGATGTTGACTTCAAAGATAAA GTGGTTCTCGATGTGGGCTGTGGAACAGGGATATTGTCCTTCTTTGCCGTCCAGGCCGGGGCTAAGAAAGTGTACGCGGTGGAGGCCAGTTCTGTGGCCAAATATGCAGAG ATTCTAGTGAAAAGCAATAATTTGTCCAACAAAATCACAGTTTTGTCAGGAAAGATTGAGGAAGTGTGCTGCCCAGAGAAGGTGGATGTGATCATCTCAGAGCCCATGGGCTACATGCTGCTCAACGAGAGGATGTTAGAGAGCTATCTGCATGCCAAAACCTGGTTAAAACCCAAAG GCATGATGTTCCCTACTCAGGGTGACATACATCTGGCTCCTTTCACTGATGAACAACTCTACATGGAGCATCACGCTCGCTCCAACTTCTG GAATCAGAGATGTTTCTATGGTGTGAACTTGAGTGGGCTTCATTCTTCTGCTGTGGATGAGTTCTACAGACAGCCAATAGTT GACACATTCGAGATGCAGATTCTCATGGCCAGGTCTGTGAAATACACAATCAACTTTCTAGAGGCAAAAGAAGAAGATTTACACCG GTTGGAAATTCCATTTGTTTTCAAACTGCTGCAATCAGGGCTGATTCATGGACTTGCTTTTTGGTTTGATGTGGCCTTTGTTGGCTCAAG GATGACAGTATGGCTGTCCACTTCTCCAAATGAGCCTTTGACTCACTGGTATCAGGTGCGCTGTCTTCTGCAGACCCCTCTGTTTGCCAAAATGGGACAGACGTTATCTGGACGAGTTCACCTAATAGCCAACAAGAG ACAAAGCTATGACATTCATATCACTGCTGTGGTTGATCAGTCTGGATTTAAATCTGGGAACTCACTGGATttgaaaaatcctttttttcG
- the carm1l gene encoding histone-arginine methyltransferase CARM1 isoform X1, which translates to MGDNQLQTGFSVALIFLNENDLKQELPVSNQHQELRLQIHREADDISLTANDDAGVCVFKFSITRDTECCRVATRSFLVTLGCFSIIMRFSTQSEFQIFHRMLCSWQELRRHQSVFQQRTDDSSALQYFQFYGCLSQQQNMLQDYLRTATYQKAILLNDVDFKDKVVLDVGCGTGILSFFAVQAGAKKVYAVEASSVAKYAEILVKSNNLSNKITVLSGKIEEVCCPEKVDVIISEPMGYMLLNERMLESYLHAKTWLKPKGMMFPTQGDIHLAPFTDEQLYMEHHARSNFWNQRCFYGVNLSGLHSSAVDEFYRQPIVDTFEMQILMARSVKYTINFLEAKEEDLHRLEIPFVFKLLQSGLIHGLAFWFDVAFVGSRMTVWLSTSPNEPLTHWYQVRCLLQTPLFAKMGQTLSGRVHLIANKRQSYDIHITAVVDQSGFKSGNSLDLKNPFFRYA; encoded by the exons ATGGGCGATAATCAGTTACAGACCGGTTTCTCTGTAGCTCTGATCTTCCTGAATGAGAACGACTTGAAGCAAGAGCTGCCGGTTTCTAATCAACATCAGGAGCTCAGACTGCAGATCCACAGAGAGGCGGACGACATCAGTCTGACCGCTAATGACG ATGCTGGCGTTTGTGTTTTTAAGTTCTCCATCACGAGGGACACAGAGTGTTGTCGGGTGGCCACCCGCTCATTCCTCGTCACACTGGGCTGTTTCAGTATCATCATGCGCTTCAGCACTCAGTCAG AGTTTCAGATCTTCCACAGAATGCTGTGCTCATGGCAGGAGCTCAGGAGACATCAGTCTGTGTTTCAGCAGAGGACAGACGATTCGTCTGCACTGCAGTACTTCCAG TTCTATGGCTGTCTGTCCCAGCAGCAGAACATGCTTCAGGACTATCTCAGGACTGCAACCTACCAAAAAGCCATTTTGCTCAATGATGTTGACTTCAAAGATAAA GTGGTTCTCGATGTGGGCTGTGGAACAGGGATATTGTCCTTCTTTGCCGTCCAGGCCGGGGCTAAGAAAGTGTACGCGGTGGAGGCCAGTTCTGTGGCCAAATATGCAGAG ATTCTAGTGAAAAGCAATAATTTGTCCAACAAAATCACAGTTTTGTCAGGAAAGATTGAGGAAGTGTGCTGCCCAGAGAAGGTGGATGTGATCATCTCAGAGCCCATGGGCTACATGCTGCTCAACGAGAGGATGTTAGAGAGCTATCTGCATGCCAAAACCTGGTTAAAACCCAAAG GCATGATGTTCCCTACTCAGGGTGACATACATCTGGCTCCTTTCACTGATGAACAACTCTACATGGAGCATCACGCTCGCTCCAACTTCTG GAATCAGAGATGTTTCTATGGTGTGAACTTGAGTGGGCTTCATTCTTCTGCTGTGGATGAGTTCTACAGACAGCCAATAGTT GACACATTCGAGATGCAGATTCTCATGGCCAGGTCTGTGAAATACACAATCAACTTTCTAGAGGCAAAAGAAGAAGATTTACACCG GTTGGAAATTCCATTTGTTTTCAAACTGCTGCAATCAGGGCTGATTCATGGACTTGCTTTTTGGTTTGATGTGGCCTTTGTTGGCTCAAG GATGACAGTATGGCTGTCCACTTCTCCAAATGAGCCTTTGACTCACTGGTATCAGGTGCGCTGTCTTCTGCAGACCCCTCTGTTTGCCAAAATGGGACAGACGTTATCTGGACGAGTTCACCTAATAGCCAACAAGAG ACAAAGCTATGACATTCATATCACTGCTGTGGTTGATCAGTCTGGATTTAAATCTGGGAACTCACTGGATttgaaaaatcctttttttcG